The following proteins are co-located in the Desulfatitalea tepidiphila genome:
- a CDS encoding N-acyl homoserine lactonase family protein, which yields MKSHKIHPIVMGTKQFDKSMMTHQYGAGTPYTIPIYSWYIEGPDQIVLVDTGEMNPIQSEDRQKAINGRIYTFEEGLSRWGLTPDDVDIVIHTHLHNDHCENDYKCSRAKFYVHELELHQIHNPHPLDFRYLEDYILDVEEKGQMITVDDGTQICPGIRVLHTPAHTPGGLSVEIETAQGKAVITGFCIIDENLNPPKEIRAMEMEVIPPGTHVNAYDAYDILMDVKANADVLIPLHEPRFAAIDTIG from the coding sequence ATGAAATCCCATAAAATTCATCCCATCGTCATGGGAACAAAACAATTCGACAAGAGCATGATGACCCACCAATATGGCGCCGGAACCCCCTATACGATACCGATCTACAGTTGGTATATCGAGGGCCCGGACCAAATCGTTCTGGTGGATACCGGTGAGATGAATCCCATTCAATCCGAAGATCGCCAGAAGGCCATCAACGGGCGCATCTACACCTTCGAAGAGGGCCTTTCCCGGTGGGGCCTCACGCCCGACGATGTCGACATCGTCATCCACACCCACCTGCATAACGACCATTGCGAAAACGATTATAAATGCAGCCGTGCCAAATTTTACGTTCACGAACTGGAATTGCATCAAATCCACAATCCGCACCCCTTGGATTTCCGTTACCTCGAGGACTACATCCTGGATGTGGAGGAAAAGGGTCAGATGATCACCGTCGATGACGGCACCCAGATCTGCCCGGGAATTCGCGTCCTGCATACCCCGGCGCACACCCCCGGCGGCCTCTCCGTGGAAATCGAGACGGCACAGGGCAAAGCGGTGATTACCGGTTTCTGCATCATCGACGAAAATCTCAATCCGCCCAAGGAGATCAGGGCGATGGAAATGGAGGTCATCCCTCCGGGAACCCACGTCAATGCATACGACGCCTATGATATCCTCATGGATGTCAAGGCCAACGCGGACGTGCTGATTCCCTTGCACGAACCGCGTTTTGCAGCCATCGACACCATCGGATAA
- a CDS encoding acetate--CoA ligase family protein: MRSIREVLESKNIAIFGASREAAKPGSLLIATLQQNGFKGRIAGINPKGGDFQGVAFYRTIEEVPFDVDLVSMIIPPAAVPEALRSCARKGVKGVVISSEGFSESGDAGRAIQEEIRTILREADMRGFGPNTLGLVNTETGMTTSYFANRNMLTPGSVGFAAQSGIFVGALLMHMSAFPVYRISKGLGLGNKVDVDESDALEYLADDEQTRIIGMYLEDIHDGQRFFEVARNAVRRKPVILVKGGRSEAGGMATASHTASMAVNDVVLDGVLRQAGILRAKTIDQMLSMIMGFQWSPLPLGNRIALVTFSGAQAIMSIDRASEVGLELARFSPQTLDRIGKVISTMPKRKNPVDTYPDMNIHGFEKTSLTILEALFEDDGVDGIFFISFASYGADTLRPLAQMIREKANKPVFVSLLGDPGQEDLCRSFLMEQEIPFFNYPETGIEVFARMWRYAQHLRGCK, translated from the coding sequence ATGAGATCCATCAGAGAGGTGCTGGAATCAAAAAACATCGCTATTTTCGGCGCGTCCCGGGAAGCCGCCAAGCCTGGTTCGCTGCTGATCGCCACCCTTCAGCAGAACGGCTTCAAAGGACGCATCGCCGGCATCAATCCCAAGGGAGGCGATTTCCAGGGCGTTGCGTTTTATCGCACCATCGAAGAGGTCCCCTTTGACGTGGACCTGGTTTCAATGATCATTCCACCTGCGGCGGTGCCCGAAGCACTCCGGTCCTGCGCCCGGAAAGGCGTCAAAGGCGTGGTGATTTCCTCGGAGGGGTTTTCAGAATCCGGTGATGCCGGCCGTGCCATCCAGGAAGAAATCCGGACCATCCTGCGCGAAGCCGATATGCGCGGATTTGGTCCCAACACCCTGGGCCTGGTGAATACCGAAACAGGGATGACGACCTCCTATTTCGCCAACCGGAACATGCTGACTCCCGGGTCCGTGGGATTTGCCGCCCAGTCGGGCATCTTCGTGGGGGCCTTGCTCATGCATATGAGCGCATTTCCAGTCTACCGAATTTCCAAGGGTCTGGGATTGGGAAACAAAGTGGATGTGGATGAAAGCGACGCCTTGGAATATCTCGCCGATGACGAGCAAACCCGAATCATAGGAATGTACCTGGAAGATATTCACGACGGTCAGCGCTTTTTCGAAGTGGCCCGCAATGCGGTCAGGCGCAAGCCCGTGATCCTGGTCAAGGGTGGAAGAAGTGAGGCGGGGGGCATGGCCACCGCGTCCCACACGGCCAGCATGGCCGTAAACGATGTGGTTCTCGATGGAGTCCTTCGTCAGGCCGGCATTTTGCGGGCAAAGACGATAGACCAAATGCTTTCCATGATCATGGGCTTCCAATGGTCGCCTCTCCCTCTGGGCAACCGGATCGCCCTGGTCACCTTCAGCGGTGCGCAGGCCATCATGTCCATTGACCGTGCTTCTGAAGTCGGTCTTGAACTGGCGCGTTTCAGTCCACAAACCCTGGATCGGATAGGCAAGGTGATATCCACGATGCCGAAACGGAAAAACCCCGTGGATACCTACCCGGACATGAACATCCACGGTTTCGAGAAAACATCGCTCACCATTCTGGAAGCCCTCTTTGAAGACGACGGTGTGGACGGCATTTTCTTTATCTCCTTTGCCTCCTATGGCGCGGACACGCTTCGGCCGCTGGCGCAGATGATCAGGGAAAAGGCCAATAAACCCGTCTTTGTTTCGCTGTTGGGAGATCCCGGGCAGGAGGATCTTTGCCGATCATTTCTCATGGAACAGGAAATTCCCTTCTTCAATTACCCCGAAACAGGCATCGAGGTATTCGCCCGCATGTGGCGGTACGCCCAGCACTTAAGAGGGTGTAAATGA
- a CDS encoding FAD-dependent oxidoreductase, with amino-acid sequence MRDPLFEPIVINHLEVKNRIYMPAMHMNMAVNFEVTDQLVDFYAERAKGGAGMIVVGYATVDELSGNTQNIGAHKDEFIPGLARLASAIRENGARAAVQINHAGRYNSSFFLDGKQPVAPSAIASRMTRETPRALTLEEIEQVIDHFAQAALRVKKAGYDGVEILSGTGYLISEFLSPLTNTRDDRYGGDLENRMRFGLEVMQAIRREVGDDFPVIVRMNGNDFMPKGQGRLELQAYAQALVENAGVDALCINVGWHEARVPQIITEVPRGVFGYLARGIKERVSVPVIASHRINDPYTARDMIGDGMCDMVAMGRSLIADPYLPEKSRTGKEDQIIHCIACAQGCFDNLFKLKPVECLCNPRAGREAETRPVLVKTPRKIMVVGGGPAGMSAALAAAERGHQVTLYERSNRLGGQLYLAAAPPGRDEFGELAKDLARQVAVSPVTVRLGKEVDEALIDAERPDAVIVATGAEPIQPAIPGANLPNVVQAWDVLQNKVYVGRRVVVVGGGAVGVETALFLAEKGTLSGDAVKFLLVNRAEDPQTLYELAIKGTKEILLIEMLDKIGKDIGRSTKWCMFQEMDRTGLKKLTVTKAVEITPEGILIEGPEGRQMVAADSVVLAIGSKSVNALADVVTKKGIDCVSVGDARRVAQAIDAIHQGFRAGQDV; translated from the coding sequence ATGCGGGATCCGTTATTTGAGCCGATTGTCATCAACCATCTGGAAGTCAAGAACAGGATTTATATGCCGGCCATGCACATGAATATGGCCGTGAATTTCGAAGTGACCGACCAGTTGGTCGATTTTTATGCCGAGCGGGCAAAGGGCGGTGCCGGCATGATTGTCGTCGGCTATGCCACGGTGGATGAGCTCTCCGGCAATACTCAAAACATCGGCGCCCACAAAGATGAATTCATACCCGGTCTCGCCCGGCTCGCGTCGGCCATCAGGGAGAACGGCGCCCGGGCGGCCGTCCAGATCAACCACGCCGGGCGGTACAATTCTTCTTTCTTCTTGGATGGCAAGCAACCGGTGGCGCCATCGGCCATTGCATCGCGAATGACCCGGGAGACGCCCAGGGCCTTGACGCTTGAAGAGATCGAGCAGGTCATCGATCACTTCGCCCAGGCCGCACTGCGCGTCAAAAAGGCCGGATATGACGGCGTGGAGATCCTCAGCGGCACCGGTTATCTGATCAGTGAATTTCTTTCGCCGCTGACCAATACCCGCGACGATCGATATGGCGGGGATCTGGAGAACCGGATGCGCTTCGGTCTGGAGGTGATGCAGGCCATTCGCCGCGAAGTGGGAGATGATTTTCCGGTGATCGTCCGGATGAATGGTAACGATTTCATGCCGAAAGGGCAGGGGCGGCTGGAATTGCAGGCCTATGCCCAGGCACTGGTGGAGAACGCCGGTGTCGACGCGCTATGTATCAACGTTGGATGGCACGAGGCGCGTGTCCCGCAAATCATCACCGAAGTACCCAGGGGCGTCTTCGGATACTTGGCCAGGGGGATCAAGGAGCGGGTGTCGGTGCCGGTCATCGCCAGCCATCGCATCAACGATCCCTATACGGCAAGGGACATGATCGGCGATGGCATGTGTGACATGGTCGCCATGGGGCGCAGCCTGATTGCGGATCCCTACCTGCCGGAAAAATCGCGCACTGGAAAAGAGGACCAGATCATTCATTGCATCGCCTGCGCCCAGGGATGCTTCGATAATCTGTTCAAACTCAAGCCCGTAGAGTGCCTGTGCAACCCCAGGGCCGGTCGGGAGGCCGAGACGCGCCCTGTCCTGGTCAAAACGCCGCGCAAGATCATGGTTGTCGGTGGCGGCCCTGCCGGCATGAGTGCGGCCCTGGCCGCCGCAGAACGCGGTCACCAGGTGACTCTCTACGAGCGCAGCAACCGGCTGGGTGGCCAGCTTTATCTCGCAGCGGCGCCTCCGGGACGCGATGAATTCGGCGAATTGGCGAAAGATCTGGCCCGGCAGGTGGCGGTAAGTCCGGTGACGGTGCGCCTCGGGAAGGAGGTCGACGAAGCTCTCATCGACGCCGAACGACCGGATGCCGTGATCGTGGCCACGGGTGCCGAGCCTATCCAGCCGGCCATACCGGGGGCCAACCTACCCAATGTGGTTCAGGCCTGGGACGTCCTGCAGAACAAGGTCTATGTCGGCCGTCGGGTGGTGGTGGTCGGCGGCGGTGCTGTGGGCGTGGAAACCGCATTATTTCTCGCCGAAAAGGGAACCTTGTCGGGCGATGCCGTCAAGTTTCTTCTGGTGAATCGTGCAGAGGACCCGCAAACCCTTTATGAGTTGGCGATTAAGGGCACGAAAGAGATCTTGTTGATCGAAATGCTCGATAAGATTGGAAAGGATATCGGGCGATCGACCAAGTGGTGCATGTTTCAGGAGATGGATCGAACGGGTTTGAAAAAATTGACCGTGACCAAGGCGGTTGAAATCACGCCCGAAGGCATCCTGATCGAGGGGCCCGAAGGCAGACAGATGGTGGCCGCCGATAGCGTGGTGCTGGCCATTGGCTCCAAGTCGGTCAACGCCTTGGCCGACGTCGTCACCAAGAAGGGAATCGATTGTGTCAGCGTCGGTGATGCCCGCCGGGTGGCTCAGGCCATCGACGCCATTCACCAGGGGTTTCGCGCGGGGCAGGACGTGTAG
- a CDS encoding enoyl-CoA hydratase/isomerase family protein: protein MYAYRMDDNVAVLTMNNGENRFNLASIQAFGEVLDDIVDHSGANALVVTSAHPKIWCNGIDLDWLLPEVQTGGETSMNRFLCNMYKLFKRLLTMPMPTVAAINGHAFAGGAFLAFSHDFRFMRADRGWISLPEVDLGMTLGPVFMAISKKVMPVPLLEEMQYCARRLTAQECAERQIITRVCTLETLIGEAVAFAKSLNKPRDIIQRMKLETLKPVLTVVDETIASLQK, encoded by the coding sequence ATGTACGCGTACCGAATGGATGACAACGTAGCCGTATTGACCATGAACAACGGTGAAAACCGCTTTAATCTCGCTTCGATCCAGGCGTTCGGCGAAGTATTGGATGACATTGTCGATCACAGCGGCGCCAATGCCCTGGTCGTCACCAGCGCACACCCCAAGATCTGGTGCAATGGCATCGATCTGGACTGGCTGTTGCCGGAGGTTCAAACCGGGGGCGAAACGTCCATGAATCGTTTTCTTTGCAACATGTACAAGTTGTTCAAACGCCTGCTCACCATGCCGATGCCAACCGTTGCCGCCATCAACGGCCACGCTTTCGCCGGCGGCGCATTTCTGGCCTTTTCCCATGACTTTCGATTCATGCGGGCCGATCGCGGCTGGATATCGCTGCCCGAGGTGGACTTGGGGATGACTCTGGGACCGGTATTCATGGCCATATCGAAAAAGGTGATGCCCGTCCCCTTGCTGGAAGAGATGCAGTATTGCGCAAGACGTTTGACGGCCCAGGAGTGCGCGGAACGGCAAATCATCACGCGCGTCTGCACCTTGGAGACATTGATCGGAGAGGCGGTCGCCTTCGCCAAATCATTGAACAAACCACGCGACATTATCCAGCGAATGAAACTGGAAACCCTGAAGCCTGTATTGACGGTCGTCGACGAGACCATTGCGTCGCTGCAGAAGTAG
- a CDS encoding PilZ domain-containing protein, which yields MKILLYIEERPNVRENVIKLLGGAGGFFKVIAAGTVLEAIDLLERIQVDIVIAGTKITTKEVDLLDQGLRQHKATKLIVMAERKSKIANLFKAFEYKVQFELPVDVNLLLDMLLTEFDIESGGQLRGISIPAFLQMIELEDKTCTIEVLSGGRKGYLYCRRGELIDAEIGEHCGKEGAFEILGMENPLIIFEYRLPERPRRIEAPLMSLLLESGRIKDESPEKKNEKRRYRRFRCALPASFVYDEWTHQGEIWNISLSGAYLATKGPFSVGKDIQISFYSQSLGKGCQIRGQIVRRDADGLGIEFGRASINEMAILRTVIHEVATT from the coding sequence ATGAAGATTCTCCTTTACATTGAAGAACGGCCCAATGTCCGCGAAAATGTGATCAAGTTGCTCGGCGGTGCCGGAGGCTTCTTCAAAGTCATCGCAGCCGGGACGGTATTGGAGGCCATCGACCTGCTGGAGAGGATCCAGGTCGACATCGTGATCGCCGGGACCAAAATCACCACCAAGGAGGTGGATCTTCTCGATCAAGGGTTGCGGCAACACAAGGCGACCAAGCTCATCGTGATGGCGGAACGGAAATCCAAGATCGCAAATTTGTTCAAGGCCTTTGAATACAAGGTCCAGTTCGAATTGCCGGTGGATGTCAATTTGCTGCTCGACATGCTGTTGACCGAGTTCGACATCGAGAGCGGCGGTCAATTGCGCGGCATCAGCATCCCTGCATTTCTTCAAATGATCGAACTCGAGGACAAGACCTGCACCATCGAAGTGTTGTCGGGGGGCAGGAAAGGCTATCTTTACTGCCGCCGGGGCGAGTTGATCGATGCCGAAATAGGGGAACATTGCGGCAAGGAGGGCGCCTTTGAAATCCTTGGTATGGAAAACCCGTTGATCATCTTCGAATATCGTCTGCCCGAGCGGCCCAGGCGCATCGAGGCTCCCTTGATGAGCCTGCTGCTCGAAAGCGGTCGAATCAAGGATGAAAGTCCTGAAAAGAAAAATGAGAAGCGAAGGTACAGAAGATTCAGATGCGCCTTGCCGGCCTCTTTCGTCTATGATGAATGGACCCACCAGGGTGAGATCTGGAACATAAGCCTGAGTGGTGCCTATCTGGCGACCAAGGGTCCCTTTTCCGTGGGCAAGGATATCCAGATATCCTTTTACAGCCAGAGCCTGGGCAAGGGATGTCAAATCAGGGGACAAATTGTCCGAAGGGACGCCGATGGGCTCGGAATTGAATTCGGGAGGGCCTCGATTAATGAGATGGCCATCCTGAGAACGGTCATCCATGAGGTGGCAACGACCTGA
- a CDS encoding oxidoreductase, translating to MGELDALLSPFRIKSMTVPNRAVLPPMGTGLANPDGTVSDALLAYMKRQAQGGVGLLISEITGIAPNGVVLKKQLAAWDDAFLPGLKQLAAVMHSGGGKAAMQLHHSGRESAYMLKKGMAIGPSPLPSLIYGQPPREMTLQDIDEIVAAYGSAAARAKAAGFDAVEIHGAHGYLITQFLSAISNQRSDEFGGDFKSRARFLFEVVRSVRKSVGDDFPVLLRISAEEYIKNGYTVDDVLTILPDLIGSGVDIVHASVGTHGSPAGITSAPPEFDVGFNVWRAEKIKKAGPIPVIAVGRFNDPRLANDVIARGEADMVAFGRQALCDPDYLLKARQGRYEDIRRCIACNQGCIEREMFEGKSVRCAINPETGMEIDCPTGPVANPRKVWIVGSGPAGLTAAVEAKRLGHDVTVFEKEAHTGGNIRYACKAPHKEIYLDWIEFLAKQAKDAGVRIQTKSPVTEAMLIENRPDAVIVATGGEKIVPRIDGMDQPHVFDAWQILGETVKPAKAILVVGGGLIGMETACFAAARGSDVTLIEQLPSSPVPKFTSHGYSLHKYLRQAGALLRFGCALKSINPDGVIIECDGREERLSSFDQVVIAVGMKPRNELKTFLTENHIRHVVVGDALKVRRIMEATEEGARAAWEL from the coding sequence ATGGGTGAATTGGACGCATTGTTATCGCCGTTTCGCATCAAAAGCATGACCGTACCCAATCGTGCGGTCCTCCCCCCCATGGGCACCGGACTGGCCAACCCAGACGGAACGGTCAGCGATGCCCTCCTGGCCTACATGAAGCGCCAGGCCCAAGGTGGCGTGGGCCTGTTGATTTCCGAAATAACAGGCATCGCGCCCAATGGTGTGGTGCTCAAAAAACAACTCGCCGCCTGGGATGACGCATTTCTTCCCGGGTTGAAGCAATTGGCCGCCGTTATGCACTCAGGTGGGGGCAAGGCGGCCATGCAACTGCACCATAGCGGACGCGAGAGCGCCTACATGCTGAAAAAGGGCATGGCCATCGGTCCGTCTCCCCTGCCCAGTTTGATCTATGGACAGCCCCCCCGGGAGATGACACTTCAAGACATTGACGAAATTGTGGCCGCATATGGTTCTGCAGCCGCCAGGGCCAAGGCCGCCGGCTTTGACGCCGTAGAGATTCACGGCGCACATGGATACCTGATCACTCAGTTTCTTTCCGCTATTTCCAATCAACGGTCCGATGAATTTGGCGGTGATTTCAAGAGCCGCGCACGGTTCCTTTTCGAGGTGGTCCGTTCGGTGAGAAAAAGCGTGGGCGATGATTTTCCCGTTCTGCTTCGAATCTCGGCCGAAGAGTATATCAAAAACGGATACACGGTGGATGACGTTCTCACCATTCTTCCCGATTTGATCGGCAGCGGAGTGGATATCGTCCATGCGTCCGTGGGCACCCATGGCAGTCCGGCAGGCATCACCAGCGCGCCCCCGGAGTTCGATGTGGGATTCAATGTGTGGCGTGCCGAAAAAATCAAAAAAGCCGGCCCGATTCCCGTCATTGCGGTCGGCCGCTTCAACGATCCGCGCCTGGCCAACGACGTGATTGCCCGGGGAGAGGCCGACATGGTGGCATTCGGCCGCCAGGCGCTGTGCGATCCCGATTATCTGTTAAAGGCCAGACAAGGGCGGTACGAGGATATCCGCCGTTGCATCGCATGCAACCAGGGGTGCATCGAAAGAGAGATGTTCGAAGGCAAATCGGTCCGTTGTGCCATCAATCCGGAAACCGGTATGGAGATCGACTGTCCGACGGGTCCGGTGGCCAATCCGCGTAAGGTTTGGATCGTTGGGTCCGGGCCGGCCGGCCTGACGGCCGCAGTCGAAGCCAAACGTCTCGGACATGACGTCACCGTTTTTGAAAAAGAGGCGCACACCGGTGGCAACATCCGTTACGCTTGCAAGGCGCCGCACAAGGAAATCTATCTGGACTGGATTGAATTTTTGGCGAAACAGGCAAAGGACGCCGGGGTTAGGATACAAACGAAGTCCCCGGTAACCGAAGCCATGCTGATCGAAAATCGTCCCGATGCGGTCATCGTTGCGACCGGAGGGGAAAAAATCGTTCCTCGAATCGATGGCATGGATCAGCCCCATGTGTTCGATGCCTGGCAAATCCTCGGGGAAACCGTCAAACCCGCAAAAGCTATCCTCGTGGTGGGCGGTGGGTTGATCGGCATGGAGACCGCATGTTTTGCCGCTGCCCGCGGAAGTGACGTCACCCTCATCGAACAGCTCCCCTCCTCCCCGGTGCCGAAATTTACTTCCCATGGATACAGCTTGCATAAGTACCTGCGCCAAGCCGGCGCACTGTTGCGTTTCGGTTGCGCGCTTAAAAGCATCAACCCCGATGGCGTCATCATAGAATGTGACGGCCGGGAAGAGAGGCTTTCGAGCTTTGATCAGGTCGTCATCGCAGTGGGCATGAAACCCCGAAACGAGCTGAAAACATTCCTGACAGAAAATCACATTCGCCATGTTGTGGTCGGAGATGCCTTGAAGGTCAGAAGAATCATGGAGGCGACCGAAGAAGGCGCCAGGGCTGCCTGGGAACTATAG
- a CDS encoding alpha/beta fold hydrolase, producing MPSMKDTFDHGYAVSKDIKIHYAAKGQGKLILFLHGFPEFWAAWEHQLTTFCTKYQAVAPDLRGFNLSDKPSLPQQYHVKLLVEDIRNLVYHFGKKEMILVAHDWGGGVAWAFANRYPEMVEKLVIINSPHPGVFARELLENPAQQNASAYMNLFRSPDSEEILSRNDYQYLKDALTKGQSRWRPSDALMQDYVSAWSQPGALTGGLNYYRISPLHPPTTEAETVIIRQIAEAPRAMFEVRVPTLVIWGELDEALLPGNLEGLGLYVERLEVKRIPDGTHWVIHEQPELVNSCILSFIEEVNF from the coding sequence ATGCCCAGCATGAAAGATACATTCGATCATGGCTATGCCGTTTCCAAAGACATCAAAATCCATTATGCCGCCAAGGGACAAGGAAAACTCATCCTTTTTCTGCATGGTTTTCCCGAATTCTGGGCCGCCTGGGAACATCAGTTAACCACCTTCTGCACCAAATACCAGGCAGTGGCACCGGACTTGAGGGGATTCAATCTTTCCGACAAACCGTCTCTGCCCCAACAGTATCATGTCAAGTTGCTTGTCGAGGATATCCGCAACCTCGTTTACCATTTTGGCAAAAAGGAGATGATATTGGTCGCACATGATTGGGGGGGAGGGGTCGCCTGGGCTTTTGCCAACCGCTATCCGGAGATGGTCGAAAAGCTCGTCATCATCAATTCGCCCCATCCAGGAGTTTTTGCGCGCGAGCTTTTGGAAAATCCCGCCCAGCAGAATGCCAGCGCCTACATGAATCTGTTTCGGTCACCGGATTCAGAAGAGATCCTGTCAAGAAATGATTATCAGTACTTGAAAGATGCACTGACGAAAGGTCAATCCCGGTGGCGCCCCTCCGATGCGCTGATGCAAGACTATGTGTCAGCCTGGTCGCAGCCGGGTGCCTTGACGGGTGGTCTGAACTACTATCGCATTTCACCGCTGCATCCTCCAACCACTGAAGCGGAAACGGTGATCATACGACAAATCGCGGAGGCGCCTCGTGCCATGTTTGAAGTTCGCGTGCCGACACTGGTGATCTGGGGTGAACTGGACGAGGCCCTGTTGCCTGGAAACCTTGAAGGATTAGGGTTGTATGTGGAGCGATTGGAGGTCAAACGTATACCTGACGGCACCCACTGGGTGATCCATGAACAGCCGGAATTGGTGAACAGCTGTATCCTCTCTTTCATCGAAGAGGTCAATTTCTGA
- a CDS encoding ACP phosphodiesterase translates to MWKRRRENGGTTDDCGFALRIIDVNFLAHLFLADRNNDSLSGQLLGDIVKGRAIEGFEPDIRHGIAFHRKIDAYSDSHAVTRASRSRISPQRRRFAGVIIDVCYDHFLARHWHRYSEEPLAGFCQRVYGQLASEQGRSTEVIQPLLKRMVAYDWLGGYRHIEKIAIVLDRVAGRLTRGDRFLGAVTEILASYKDLERDFLFFFPDLMEYSSEYISARNASEERRTQHNVRVPNG, encoded by the coding sequence ATGTGGAAACGCAGGAGAGAAAATGGCGGCACGACAGATGACTGCGGTTTCGCCCTAAGGATAATCGATGTGAATTTTCTAGCCCACCTGTTTCTGGCCGACAGGAACAACGACTCCCTGAGCGGTCAATTGCTGGGAGACATTGTCAAAGGCAGGGCCATAGAGGGATTTGAGCCGGATATCAGACATGGGATCGCTTTCCATCGAAAAATAGACGCTTATTCCGATTCCCATGCAGTGACCCGTGCCAGTCGGTCCCGGATCAGTCCCCAGCGCCGGCGATTTGCGGGCGTGATCATCGATGTCTGCTATGATCATTTTCTGGCGCGCCATTGGCACCGGTACAGCGAGGAACCCTTGGCCGGTTTTTGTCAAAGGGTGTATGGTCAATTAGCATCGGAACAAGGTCGATCCACGGAGGTGATTCAACCGCTGTTAAAGCGGATGGTGGCTTACGATTGGCTCGGGGGATACCGCCATATAGAAAAGATCGCCATTGTACTCGATCGCGTTGCCGGACGTCTCACGCGCGGTGACCGTTTTTTGGGGGCAGTCACGGAAATACTAGCCAGTTACAAAGATCTGGAAAGGGATTTCCTGTTTTTCTTCCCGGATCTCATGGAATATTCAAGTGAATACATCTCTGCACGCAATGCTTCTGAAGAAAGGAGAACACAGCACAATGTACGCGTACCGAATGGATGA
- a CDS encoding universal stress protein, whose amino-acid sequence MEERDDSRRGLRILIAFDGSDLALEAVKYVANLMPAKYTEVVLFHIETRMTSSFWQVEHDMDFRFSGGNIRACIAAQHKRINAAMEKAQSILTEAGFDPDSISKKIQAKNLGIVNDIFRESHEGYHAVVLGRKGESKIKDMLLGSVPNKLLKKIQGIPMIIVGGAVRQNRILVSFDGSKEVMRAVRSMSALIGASDCKIAFYHVIQGKRSPAEEDNARKHIEPMINKAKECLVDAGLSFNQISFEMIDAPQDLSTRIVEKANHDGYDTIVIGRRGLSVYQDFVSRRVGEKIFQQAQHLTVWVLS is encoded by the coding sequence ATGGAGGAAAGGGACGACAGCAGGCGAGGGTTGAGAATTCTCATTGCATTTGATGGATCTGATTTAGCGCTGGAAGCAGTCAAATATGTGGCAAACCTCATGCCCGCGAAGTACACGGAAGTCGTTTTGTTTCATATCGAGACCCGGATGACCAGCTCCTTTTGGCAAGTCGAGCATGATATGGATTTCAGGTTCAGCGGCGGCAACATCAGGGCCTGTATCGCTGCCCAGCACAAGCGCATCAATGCCGCAATGGAAAAAGCCCAATCCATATTGACCGAAGCGGGTTTTGATCCGGATTCCATTTCAAAGAAAATCCAGGCCAAGAACCTGGGAATAGTCAACGATATCTTTCGGGAATCTCATGAAGGCTATCATGCCGTCGTGCTCGGGAGAAAGGGCGAGAGCAAGATTAAAGACATGCTTCTCGGAAGCGTTCCCAATAAGCTGCTCAAGAAAATTCAAGGCATTCCGATGATCATCGTCGGCGGCGCGGTGCGTCAGAACCGTATATTGGTTTCATTCGACGGATCCAAGGAGGTCATGCGGGCGGTAAGGTCCATGAGCGCCTTGATCGGCGCATCGGACTGCAAGATCGCTTTCTATCATGTCATTCAGGGTAAGCGATCGCCCGCCGAGGAAGATAACGCGCGCAAGCACATCGAGCCGATGATCAACAAGGCCAAGGAGTGCCTGGTGGATGCGGGCTTGTCTTTCAATCAGATCAGTTTTGAAATGATCGACGCCCCGCAGGATCTGTCGACCCGAATCGTTGAGAAGGCCAACCATGATGGATATGACACGATCGTGATCGGAAGAAGGGGACTCAGCGTTTATCAGGACTTTGTTTCTCGGCGTGTCGGAGAAAAGATTTTTCAGCAGGCACAACACCTCACCGTCTGGGTGCTGAGCTGA